Proteins found in one Kiloniellales bacterium genomic segment:
- a CDS encoding NAD(P)H-dependent oxidoreductase subunit E, which translates to MSPLDGGAGDGPGVWKSGRGKGRATPKGRQLEDRALAEVLALLGERPRRRDLLIEFLHLIQDAHGCLSAAHLRALAEEMRLAQAEVYEVATFYAHFDVVKEGEAAPPALTIRVCDSLSCELAGAQDLLKDLAKTYNGGGEVRVLRAPCMGRCDTAPTLELGHNHIDHATPEKVAEAIAGGDTHAHIPDYQAFEAYVAEGGYETLKALRGGARTPEEVQQSVLDSGLRGLGGAGFPSGRKWGFVRAAEGTKYLAINGDEGEPGTFKDRYYLERTPHLFLEGMLIAGWAVEAETCFIYMRDEYPAVLELLRREIAALEAAGIVAPGHIDLRRGAGAYICGEESAMIESIEGKRGLPRHRPPYVAQVGIFDRPTLVHNVETLHWVARVCREGPECLNATEKNGRRGLRSYSVSGRVKSPGVYLLPAGSTITDLIEASGGMLEGHAFKAYQPGGPSAGILPAAMNDIPLDFDTLQPHGSFIGSAAVVVLSDKDRARDAALNMLRFFEDESCGQCTPCRVGCEKAVKLMQAEKWDKPLLEELSTAMVDASICGLGQAAPNPIRLTMKHFPDEV; encoded by the coding sequence ATGAGCCCTCTGGACGGCGGCGCCGGCGATGGACCCGGTGTCTGGAAATCCGGCCGCGGCAAGGGCCGCGCGACGCCCAAGGGGCGGCAGCTCGAGGATCGGGCGCTGGCCGAGGTGCTGGCGCTCCTGGGCGAGCGGCCGCGCCGGCGCGATCTCCTGATCGAGTTCCTGCACCTGATCCAGGACGCCCACGGCTGCCTCTCGGCGGCCCACCTGCGGGCGCTGGCCGAGGAGATGCGCCTGGCCCAGGCCGAGGTCTACGAGGTCGCCACCTTCTATGCCCACTTCGACGTTGTGAAGGAGGGCGAGGCGGCTCCACCTGCGCTGACCATCCGGGTCTGCGACTCCCTGTCGTGCGAGCTGGCCGGGGCGCAGGACCTGCTGAAGGACCTGGCGAAGACCTACAACGGCGGCGGTGAGGTCCGCGTGCTGCGTGCGCCCTGCATGGGCCGCTGCGACACCGCGCCGACCCTGGAGCTCGGCCACAACCACATCGACCACGCCACGCCGGAGAAGGTCGCCGAGGCCATCGCCGGGGGCGACACCCACGCCCATATCCCCGACTACCAGGCCTTCGAGGCCTACGTTGCCGAGGGCGGCTACGAGACCCTGAAGGCGCTGCGCGGCGGCGCCAGGACGCCGGAAGAGGTCCAGCAGTCGGTGCTCGATTCGGGCCTGCGCGGCCTCGGCGGCGCCGGCTTCCCCTCGGGCCGCAAGTGGGGCTTCGTGCGCGCCGCCGAGGGCACCAAGTACCTCGCCATCAACGGCGACGAGGGCGAGCCTGGCACCTTCAAGGACCGCTACTACCTGGAGCGCACCCCGCACCTCTTCCTCGAAGGCATGCTGATCGCCGGCTGGGCGGTCGAGGCCGAGACCTGCTTCATCTACATGCGCGACGAGTATCCCGCCGTGCTGGAGCTACTGCGCCGCGAGATCGCCGCGCTCGAGGCCGCCGGCATCGTGGCGCCGGGGCACATCGACCTGCGGCGCGGCGCCGGCGCCTACATCTGCGGCGAAGAGAGCGCCATGATCGAGAGCATCGAGGGCAAGCGTGGCCTGCCGCGGCACCGGCCGCCCTACGTGGCGCAAGTCGGTATCTTCGATCGCCCGACCCTGGTGCACAATGTCGAGACGCTCCACTGGGTCGCCCGGGTCTGCCGCGAGGGCCCGGAGTGCCTCAACGCGACCGAGAAGAACGGCCGCAGGGGCCTGCGCTCCTACTCGGTCTCGGGCCGGGTCAAGAGCCCGGGCGTCTACCTGCTGCCCGCCGGCTCGACCATCACCGACCTGATCGAGGCCTCCGGCGGCATGCTGGAGGGCCACGCCTTCAAGGCCTACCAGCCGGGCGGTCCCTCGGCCGGAATCCTGCCCGCCGCGATGAACGACATCCCGCTCGACTTCGACACGCTGCAGCCCCACGGCAGCTTCATCGGCTCGGCGGCGGTGGTCGTGCTGTCGGATAAGGACAGGGCGCGGGACGCGGCGCTCAACATGCTGCGCTTCTTCGAGGACGAGAGCTGCGGCCAGTGCACCCCTTGCCGGGTCGGCTGCGAGAAGGCGGTCAAGCTGATGCAGGCCGAGAAGTGGGACAAGCCGCTGCTCGAGGAGCTCTCGACGGCGATGGTCGACGCCTCGATCTGCGGCCTCGGCCAGGCGGCGCCCAACCCGATCCGCCTCACCATGAAACACTTCCCGGACGAGGTCTGA